A single window of Desulfovibrio sp. G11 DNA harbors:
- a CDS encoding Bax inhibitor-1/YccA family protein: protein MTNPRSVAHSGVSSVTSLYMRQVYQWMTLGLGITTVMAWFVASTPAVQQVIFGNSLIMIGLIVAQFGLVIAISAAVHKMSGSTATGLFLLYSALTGATLSSIFVVYPVASITNAFLVTTGTFLAMTVYGTVTKRDLTAMGSFLFMGLIGIIIAMVVNIFLKSAMMDFVVSCLGVLIFTGLTAYDTQKLRRFGESAPLDDATALRRGAILGALTLYLDFINLFLMLLRLFGGNRN, encoded by the coding sequence ATGACCAATCCCCGCAGTGTAGCGCATAGTGGCGTAAGCAGCGTTACTTCCCTTTACATGCGCCAGGTTTACCAGTGGATGACGCTGGGCCTGGGCATCACCACGGTTATGGCCTGGTTTGTTGCCAGCACGCCCGCAGTACAGCAGGTCATCTTCGGCAATTCGCTGATCATGATCGGCCTCATCGTGGCGCAGTTCGGCCTTGTCATCGCCATTTCCGCCGCAGTGCACAAAATGTCCGGCAGCACGGCCACAGGGCTGTTTCTGCTGTATTCCGCGCTGACGGGGGCAACACTGTCGTCCATCTTTGTGGTCTACCCCGTTGCCTCCATCACCAACGCCTTTCTGGTTACCACCGGAACCTTCCTGGCCATGACCGTTTACGGCACCGTGACCAAGCGCGACCTCACGGCCATGGGCAGCTTTCTGTTCATGGGCCTGATCGGCATCATTATCGCCATGGTGGTCAATATCTTCCTCAAGAGCGCCATGATGGACTTTGTGGTGAGCTGCCTTGGTGTGCTTATCTTTACCGGCCTTACGGCCTATGACACCCAGAAGCTGCGCCGGTTCGGCGAAAGCGCCCCTCTGGACGACGCCACGGCCCTGCGCCGCGGAGCCATTTTGGGCGCGCTGACCCTGTATCTGGACTTTATCAATCTTTTCCTCATGCTGCTGCGCCTTTTTGGCGGCAACCGCAACTGA
- a CDS encoding MlaE family ABC transporter permease, whose protein sequence is MTQSFAPTAFLRRIGSPCLRAIDALGGTAIFFFDGLAQIFASRKIFPRTMQQLYIIGSKSFFLIMLIGVFCGMVLGLQGYYTLVQFGSVGMLGSAVSLTLIRELGPVLTAIMLTGRAGSSMTAEIGVMRITDQIDALDVMDINSMGYLVSPRLVASLIAFPLLTAVFDVIGIIGGYLTGVLMLGINEGAYFYRIASSVTMTDVAGGFIKSVVFGLLVTTICCRQGYYTNKRRDSVGPEAVGNATTSAVVISCVLILAADYVITSFLL, encoded by the coding sequence ATGACACAATCCTTTGCTCCTACAGCCTTTTTACGTCGTATAGGCAGCCCCTGCCTGCGTGCCATTGATGCCCTGGGCGGCACGGCCATTTTCTTTTTCGACGGCCTGGCCCAGATATTTGCCAGCAGAAAGATCTTTCCGCGTACAATGCAGCAACTTTACATCATCGGTTCAAAATCTTTCTTTCTTATCATGCTCATAGGGGTATTTTGCGGCATGGTGCTCGGCCTGCAGGGCTATTACACCCTGGTGCAGTTCGGCTCTGTGGGCATGCTCGGCTCTGCCGTGTCGCTGACGCTTATCCGCGAACTGGGTCCGGTGCTCACTGCCATCATGCTTACCGGGCGTGCCGGGTCATCAATGACCGCAGAAATCGGCGTCATGCGCATTACCGACCAGATCGACGCCCTGGATGTGATGGACATCAATTCGATGGGTTACCTTGTGAGTCCGCGCCTTGTGGCCTCGCTCATTGCATTTCCCCTGCTTACCGCCGTATTTGACGTCATCGGCATTATTGGCGGTTACCTCACGGGCGTACTCATGCTCGGCATCAACGAGGGAGCCTATTTTTACCGCATTGCCAGTTCCGTGACCATGACGGACGTGGCCGGGGGCTTCATAAAGTCTGTGGTTTTCGGCCTGCTGGTCACCACCATCTGCTGCCGTCAGGGGTATTACACCAACAAACGGCGCGACAGCGTTGGGCCGGAAGCCGTGGGCAATGCCACCACTTCGGCCGTGGTCATATCCTGCGTGCTGATTCTGGCCGCAGACTACGTTATCACCTCTTTCCTGCTCTGA
- a CDS encoding SPOR domain-containing protein, protein MPPPLRRPRQKSAPASNDKRRFTLRLSVPMVSLLGLVLMAAVGWSFFMGFMVGRGQNPEQRVEQMTGLQLDGQGRQNGLRGQHAPQAAEVVDPAVSGALAGTGTEAAANAASAQPAGTPAAAGQTGPPPSAAETGTPAGNQEAGAGTDYPFERPSGESLAAWGIKQPRPGAQSGEQAAAQAAPNARNAVTPNTAPGQGKAPGTTVAQEQLYDYVFQVAAFKGEDDADRLRKRLEGRGLRTRLQKSGKVQLVMVNLRGTELDAANLREELKRMKLGAPIQASKKAVPGKSRKTGR, encoded by the coding sequence ATGCCTCCACCGCTTCGCAGACCCAGGCAGAAAAGCGCCCCCGCCTCAAACGACAAACGGCGCTTTACTCTCCGTTTGTCCGTCCCCATGGTCAGCCTGCTAGGGTTGGTCCTTATGGCCGCCGTGGGCTGGTCTTTCTTTATGGGCTTTATGGTGGGGCGCGGGCAAAACCCCGAACAGCGTGTGGAACAGATGACCGGCCTGCAACTGGACGGTCAGGGCAGGCAAAACGGCCTGCGTGGGCAACATGCCCCGCAAGCGGCAGAAGTAGTTGATCCCGCCGTTTCCGGCGCTCTGGCAGGGACAGGAACAGAGGCCGCAGCCAATGCGGCGTCAGCCCAGCCAGCCGGGACTCCTGCTGCCGCCGGACAGACCGGGCCCCCCCCCTCCGCTGCCGAAACCGGCACACCCGCAGGCAACCAGGAAGCGGGCGCAGGCACGGACTATCCTTTTGAACGTCCCAGTGGCGAAAGTCTGGCCGCCTGGGGTATCAAACAGCCCCGTCCGGGCGCGCAAAGCGGCGAACAGGCCGCCGCGCAAGCCGCCCCCAACGCCCGGAATGCCGTCACGCCCAATACGGCTCCGGGCCAGGGAAAAGCCCCCGGCACAACGGTTGCCCAGGAACAGCTCTACGACTATGTCTTTCAGGTGGCGGCCTTTAAAGGCGAGGACGACGCCGACAGGCTGCGCAAGCGCCTTGAAGGCCGGGGGCTGCGCACACGCCTGCAAAAAAGCGGCAAGGTGCAACTGGTCATGGTCAACCTGCGCGGCACGGAACTTGACGCCGCCAACCTGCGTGAAGAACTCAAACGCATGAAGCTGGGCGCGCCCATACAGGCATCCAAAAAAGCCGTTCCCGGCAAAAGCCGCAAAACGGGCAGATGA
- the ruvC gene encoding crossover junction endodeoxyribonuclease RuvC, protein MPTLNAKGPVTVMGIDPGSQRTGWGVVREVSGVLQLVDCGVVRTASAGKAFSDRLACIYHELSTVLSRLKPEEAAIEQVFTAQNAASALKLGQARGVAVAACAAHGLSISDYEPTLVKKSLVGTGRAEKEQVAFMVQRLLNVKNASWSLDTSDALAVAVCHLTMRRFAALTGK, encoded by the coding sequence ATGCCGACGCTCAACGCCAAAGGGCCTGTCACGGTTATGGGCATAGACCCCGGTTCGCAACGCACGGGCTGGGGCGTGGTGCGCGAAGTTTCAGGCGTGTTGCAACTGGTGGACTGCGGCGTGGTGCGTACTGCTTCGGCGGGCAAGGCATTTTCAGACCGTCTGGCATGCATCTACCATGAGCTTTCCACGGTGCTAAGCCGCCTCAAGCCTGAAGAAGCTGCCATTGAACAGGTATTTACAGCCCAGAATGCGGCCAGCGCGCTCAAGCTGGGTCAGGCGCGGGGCGTGGCTGTGGCGGCCTGCGCGGCACATGGCCTCTCTATCAGCGATTACGAACCCACCCTGGTGAAAAAATCTCTGGTGGGTACGGGCCGTGCCGAAAAAGAGCAGGTAGCCTTTATGGTGCAGCGTCTGCTTAATGTCAAAAACGCCAGCTGGTCGCTGGACACTTCAGACGCTCTGGCCGTGGCTGTGTGCCACCTTACCATGCGGCGCTTCGCGGCCTTGACAGGCAAATAG
- a CDS encoding peptidylprolyl isomerase, which translates to MKSFRTGVVFRALALAFCLMAAPFMTPAQAATPDPAVKLETNFGEIVVRLDARKAPISTANFVQYVKSGFYDGTIFHRVIKNFMIQGGGFTPDMKQKETRAAIRNEADNGLKNKKYTIAMARTGEPHSATAQFFINTKDNDFLDFKSQTPQGWGYAVFGKVIKGQEVVDKIAAVMTGKKGYYDDVPRENVIIKKAVVVE; encoded by the coding sequence ATGAAATCTTTCCGTACCGGCGTCGTGTTTCGCGCCCTCGCCCTGGCGTTTTGCCTTATGGCAGCGCCTTTCATGACTCCGGCCCAGGCCGCCACGCCCGATCCGGCAGTGAAGCTTGAAACAAACTTTGGCGAAATTGTCGTGCGCCTGGACGCCCGCAAGGCTCCCATCAGCACAGCCAACTTTGTGCAATATGTCAAATCCGGCTTTTACGACGGCACGATCTTTCACCGGGTCATCAAGAATTTCATGATCCAGGGCGGTGGTTTTACGCCGGACATGAAGCAGAAAGAAACCCGCGCCGCCATCCGCAACGAAGCGGATAATGGGCTTAAAAACAAAAAATACACCATAGCCATGGCCCGTACCGGCGAACCCCATTCGGCCACGGCCCAGTTTTTCATCAATACCAAGGACAACGATTTTCTGGACTTCAAAAGCCAGACTCCCCAGGGCTGGGGCTACGCTGTTTTCGGCAAGGTGATCAAGGGGCAGGAAGTGGTGGACAAGATTGCCGCTGTCATGACCGGCAAAAAGGGGTATTATGATGACGTGCCCAGGGAAAACGTCATCATCAAAAAGGCCGTGGTGGTGGAATAG
- a CDS encoding IS4 family transposase — MPHKEILDLSHHTTLFSQLLSLIPGHVFEKLERKHKTGRSSRQFGFKEQFTVMAFIQLAARRSLRDGLRALEAAKRRLYHLGLKSVARSTVADANNSRPVEFFKDLFAEMYGLCHLRAPRHKFRFKCKLYSMDATTISLCLSIFPWASFRRNKAGVKVNTVLDHDGYIPAFLDINNAKTHESRMAKSLSLPKGSIVTFDKGYICYSWFRMLTAKGIFFVTRLKSNAAYKLVDRRAVDRKTGVTSDHIIDVSSRGKTTRLRRIGYRDAKTGKRYEFLTNHFRLSAKTIADIYKERWQIEIFFREVKQNLHIKSFVGRSENAVHIQIYTALTVYLLLAYQKFLSKLGLSVQQLFELICLNLFGKDSLEELLNPRRRKTINTYSYSLLAMGA; from the coding sequence TTGCCACACAAGGAGATTTTGGACTTGAGCCATCATACTACACTCTTCTCTCAACTGCTATCCCTGATACCGGGACATGTTTTTGAAAAACTCGAACGCAAGCACAAAACTGGCCGCTCTTCACGCCAATTTGGATTCAAGGAGCAATTCACCGTCATGGCCTTTATCCAACTCGCTGCAAGGCGCTCTTTACGCGATGGGCTTCGCGCCTTGGAGGCGGCCAAGAGACGGCTGTATCACCTCGGCTTGAAATCAGTAGCGCGTTCCACGGTTGCCGATGCCAACAATTCAAGGCCTGTGGAATTTTTCAAAGACCTGTTCGCTGAAATGTATGGCCTGTGCCATCTTCGTGCGCCTCGTCACAAATTCCGCTTCAAGTGCAAGCTGTACAGCATGGACGCCACCACCATCAGCCTATGCCTGTCCATCTTTCCCTGGGCGTCGTTCCGGCGGAACAAGGCTGGCGTGAAAGTAAATACCGTGCTTGACCACGATGGCTACATTCCCGCTTTTCTCGATATCAACAATGCCAAAACCCACGAAAGCCGCATGGCCAAAAGTCTTTCATTGCCAAAGGGTTCCATCGTCACCTTCGATAAAGGCTATATCTGCTATTCCTGGTTTCGCATGTTGACCGCGAAGGGCATTTTCTTCGTAACCCGACTGAAGAGCAATGCTGCCTATAAGCTCGTTGATCGCCGCGCCGTAGACCGGAAAACCGGGGTCACGTCCGATCACATCATTGACGTGAGCAGCCGGGGAAAAACCACTCGTCTACGCAGAATCGGCTATCGCGATGCGAAAACCGGCAAACGGTACGAATTTTTGACCAACCATTTCCGCCTGTCCGCCAAGACAATTGCTGATATCTATAAAGAACGCTGGCAAATTGAAATATTCTTCCGCGAAGTCAAACAAAATCTGCATATTAAAAGCTTTGTCGGGCGCTCGGAGAATGCGGTGCACATCCAGATTTATACGGCCCTGACCGTGTATTTACTCCTGGCCTATCAGAAATTCCTGAGCAAGCTTGGGCTGTCGGTGCAACAACTCTTCGAGCTCATTTGCTTGAATCTGTTCGGCAAGGATTCTCTGGAAGAACTTCTGAATCCACGAAGACGAAAAACTATAAACACCTATAGTTATAGCCTGTTAGCTATGGGTGCTTAA
- the murJ gene encoding murein biosynthesis integral membrane protein MurJ: MGLLSAKQRMGAAALILAASTIISRLMGLVRDKVISWQFGAGSEADMYFAAFVVPDIINYMLAGGFMSITIIPLLSRRFQEDEDDAWSFFSCVFCWMAVASLALTLTGMLAAGPLARLIAPGFTPEQWDRLAFFMRIVLPAQVFFLCGACITALLFLRRQFRVPALAPIIYNGCIILGGLTLPWLAGLAPVRAVLSPALLIHFEGMTGYCVGVTVGAALGTFALPLAAAMQGGMRLRPVWRHRLMGKFLVTALPLMLGQTIMMLDEQFLRVFGSLAGDGAVSLLNYARRITQVPVGLMGQAAAVASYPFLVKLLTEGDREGFDRTLRTALRASLGLIIPCALVMIACAGPILGVIFQGGRFGPADTLAATPLTQIMLAVTPFWILYMVLVRAYYAHGDTITPAVTGTIMTVVCLPIYYYWAVPRGAWAIAALSGVSVSLYVLWLMTIWARRQGLGAFTGLGGLALRAVACSLPGAAAAWWLSAHTLGRAADLGLHPLWAALLALGLGGCAFMLLFLPLCLWLAPSILEPVLRRLRRT, translated from the coding sequence ATGGGTCTTTTGTCCGCCAAACAGCGCATGGGTGCGGCGGCCCTTATACTGGCCGCCAGTACCATCATTTCGCGCCTCATGGGCCTTGTTCGCGACAAGGTCATCTCATGGCAGTTTGGGGCGGGGAGCGAGGCGGACATGTACTTTGCCGCCTTTGTGGTACCGGACATCATCAACTACATGCTGGCCGGCGGCTTTATGTCCATCACCATCATCCCCCTGCTGTCGCGCCGATTTCAGGAGGATGAAGACGACGCCTGGAGCTTTTTTTCCTGCGTGTTCTGCTGGATGGCCGTGGCATCCCTGGCCCTGACTCTGACGGGTATGCTGGCCGCCGGGCCGCTGGCCCGCCTGATCGCCCCCGGCTTTACGCCGGAACAGTGGGACCGGCTGGCCTTTTTTATGCGTATTGTGCTGCCCGCGCAGGTCTTTTTTCTCTGCGGGGCCTGCATAACGGCCCTGCTCTTTCTACGGCGCCAGTTCCGCGTACCTGCGCTGGCCCCCATTATCTATAACGGCTGCATCATTCTTGGCGGCCTCACCCTGCCCTGGCTGGCGGGGCTGGCCCCGGTGCGCGCGGTGCTCTCCCCCGCCCTGCTGATCCATTTTGAAGGCATGACGGGGTACTGCGTGGGCGTTACCGTGGGCGCGGCCCTGGGAACTTTCGCTCTGCCTCTGGCAGCAGCCATGCAGGGTGGCATGCGCCTGCGCCCCGTGTGGCGGCATCGCCTTATGGGCAAATTTCTTGTCACCGCCCTGCCCCTCATGCTGGGGCAGACCATCATGATGCTGGACGAGCAGTTTTTGCGGGTATTCGGCTCTCTGGCCGGGGATGGCGCGGTGAGCCTGCTCAACTACGCCCGCCGCATCACGCAAGTGCCTGTGGGTCTTATGGGACAGGCTGCCGCCGTGGCATCGTATCCTTTTCTGGTCAAGCTGCTTACCGAAGGCGACAGGGAAGGCTTTGACCGCACTCTGCGCACGGCGTTGCGGGCCAGCCTGGGGCTTATTATCCCCTGCGCCCTGGTCATGATCGCCTGCGCCGGGCCGATTTTGGGCGTTATTTTCCAGGGCGGCCGCTTTGGCCCCGCAGACACCCTTGCCGCCACGCCCCTGACACAAATCATGCTGGCGGTCACGCCTTTCTGGATACTCTACATGGTGCTGGTACGGGCCTATTACGCCCACGGCGACACCATTACCCCGGCAGTCACCGGCACAATCATGACAGTGGTTTGTCTGCCCATTTACTATTACTGGGCAGTGCCGCGCGGGGCATGGGCCATTGCCGCGCTTTCCGGCGTGAGCGTGAGCCTGTATGTGCTGTGGCTTATGACCATTTGGGCGCGGCGACAGGGGCTGGGCGCTTTTACGGGCCTGGGCGGCCTTGCGCTGCGCGCCGTCGCCTGCTCCCTGCCTGGTGCGGCCGCCGCATGGTGGCTGAGCGCCCATACCCTCGGCCGCGCGGCAGATCTTGGCCTGCACCCTCTTTGGGCGGCCCTGCTGGCTCTTGGCTTGGGTGGCTGCGCCTTTATGCTGCTTTTTCTACCCTTGTGCCTGTGGCTGGCCCCGTCCATTCTGGAGCCTGTATTGCGGAGATTACGGCGAACATAA
- the rnr gene encoding ribonuclease R, which translates to MKKQKKLRGTTTASAPASGGFPSTEELLQTLAAQNRPMRLDGLLRVLGLARRERKELEAALDDLERQGSALRLRGGLWTRPENLKSITGRFSALREGAGFVTPMRLAADDEQESPRWQFSGGKDIYIPSAQNGGAWHQDLVRVALSPGAQRGPSPEGRIVEIVERGLKEVPAHVVHRHGNSLFCRPADSRLPADFNVELPAGSEAPAQGTLVLLAPLKPLASDLWSATLLGNYGREDDVAVQEELVKLNHEVPRDFPAGALAEAEALPGEADFKGRRDVRDLALVTIDGADARDFDDAVHVEEQPGGKGWVLRVAIADVSHYVRPRGRGCPGALDAEALSRGNSWYFPRSVEPMLPEVLSNGLCSLRPHVNRLAVLAEIPFTAAGKPGKPRFSEVVMRSAARLTYDQVKACILDKDEAALAELRAEERGEEVLAMLDKAFALYTVLRDVRRQRGTLDFDLPEAQSRLDDLGRVVWLGHRERNDAHRLIEEFMIAANEAVARHLRDADIPFLYRVHPDPDPERLESLFDTLAATGIENLPPKPSPAAMQGILAAAQGTPQEFLVNRLCLRAMPQARYMPFNEGHFGLASTAYCHFTSPIRRYADLLTHRALKMSLRLDSGPLPAGEKLLRIGDQINRRERAAMACEREMDRRLGCLALLPRVGEHFSGIVAGVTDFGVFVELEAMPVEGMIRVEDLGDDWYDFDARLMSLVGQRSGVQWRMGQKLEVALSEVHLGRLEIRLMPLELPKGIGGRGARSPRGSRGRGSPAGRAAGGRKGSSSGWKLVSPGDGESRGRNDKPAKNGKNGKKSGAGKSGHSGQPGGQSARKGKNGTGTPAKSGRPVRSGKKTAGKRG; encoded by the coding sequence ATGAAAAAGCAAAAAAAACTTCGCGGAACCACTACGGCTTCCGCCCCTGCCAGCGGCGGTTTTCCCTCGACTGAGGAACTGCTGCAAACCCTTGCCGCCCAAAACCGCCCCATGCGGCTGGACGGCCTTTTGCGTGTTCTGGGCCTTGCCCGGCGCGAAAGAAAAGAACTTGAAGCCGCCCTTGATGATCTGGAGCGGCAAGGCAGCGCCCTGCGGCTGCGCGGCGGCCTGTGGACGCGCCCTGAAAACCTGAAAAGCATTACGGGACGCTTCAGCGCCCTGCGCGAAGGCGCGGGCTTTGTAACCCCCATGCGGCTGGCTGCCGATGACGAACAGGAAAGCCCCCGGTGGCAGTTTTCCGGCGGCAAGGATATTTATATCCCTTCGGCCCAAAACGGCGGTGCATGGCATCAGGATCTGGTGCGCGTGGCCCTTTCACCCGGTGCGCAGCGCGGCCCTTCACCTGAAGGGCGCATCGTTGAAATAGTTGAGCGCGGCCTCAAGGAAGTACCCGCCCACGTGGTGCACCGCCACGGCAACAGCCTGTTCTGCCGCCCCGCGGACAGCAGACTGCCTGCCGATTTTAACGTGGAACTGCCCGCAGGCTCCGAAGCTCCCGCCCAGGGAACCCTTGTGCTGCTGGCCCCACTCAAGCCGCTGGCTTCAGACCTGTGGAGCGCGACACTTCTGGGCAACTACGGGCGCGAAGATGACGTGGCCGTGCAGGAAGAGCTGGTCAAGCTCAACCACGAGGTCCCTCGTGATTTTCCTGCCGGGGCACTGGCCGAGGCCGAAGCCCTGCCCGGCGAAGCCGATTTCAAGGGACGCAGGGACGTGCGTGACCTTGCCCTTGTGACCATTGACGGCGCGGACGCCCGCGACTTTGACGATGCCGTTCATGTCGAGGAGCAGCCCGGCGGCAAGGGCTGGGTCTTGCGCGTTGCCATAGCCGACGTGAGCCACTATGTGCGCCCGCGCGGGCGCGGCTGCCCCGGCGCCCTTGATGCCGAGGCCCTGTCGCGCGGCAACTCATGGTATTTCCCCCGCTCTGTGGAACCGATGCTGCCCGAAGTGCTGTCCAACGGCCTGTGCAGCCTGCGTCCCCACGTGAACCGTCTGGCCGTACTGGCCGAAATTCCCTTTACCGCTGCGGGCAAGCCCGGTAAACCGCGTTTCTCTGAAGTGGTCATGCGTTCGGCTGCCCGCTTGACCTATGATCAGGTCAAGGCCTGCATACTTGATAAGGATGAAGCCGCCCTTGCGGAGCTGCGCGCCGAAGAACGCGGTGAAGAAGTGCTTGCCATGCTGGACAAGGCCTTTGCACTGTATACGGTTTTGCGCGACGTGCGCCGCCAGCGCGGCACGCTGGACTTTGACCTGCCCGAAGCCCAAAGCCGCCTGGACGACCTTGGCCGTGTGGTCTGGCTCGGCCACCGGGAGCGCAACGATGCGCACAGGCTTATCGAAGAATTCATGATCGCGGCCAACGAGGCCGTGGCCCGCCACCTGCGCGACGCGGACATTCCCTTTCTTTACCGTGTTCACCCCGACCCCGATCCCGAAAGGCTGGAAAGCCTCTTTGACACGCTGGCAGCCACAGGCATTGAAAACCTGCCGCCCAAGCCCTCGCCTGCCGCCATGCAGGGCATTCTTGCCGCTGCCCAAGGGACGCCACAGGAATTCCTCGTCAACCGCCTCTGTCTGCGCGCCATGCCCCAGGCCCGGTACATGCCGTTTAACGAAGGGCATTTTGGCCTGGCCTCCACGGCATACTGCCACTTTACCTCGCCCATCCGCCGTTATGCCGACCTGCTCACGCACAGGGCGCTCAAAATGTCGCTGAGGCTGGATTCGGGACCACTGCCTGCCGGTGAAAAGCTTTTGCGTATCGGCGACCAGATCAACCGGCGCGAGCGGGCGGCCATGGCCTGCGAACGCGAGATGGACCGCCGCCTTGGCTGCCTTGCCCTGTTGCCCCGCGTGGGCGAGCACTTCAGCGGTATTGTGGCGGGCGTGACGGACTTTGGCGTTTTTGTGGAGCTGGAAGCCATGCCCGTGGAAGGCATGATTCGCGTGGAAGACCTGGGCGATGACTGGTACGACTTTGACGCCCGCCTCATGAGCCTTGTGGGGCAACGCTCTGGCGTACAGTGGCGCATGGGCCAAAAGCTTGAGGTCGCCCTGTCTGAAGTGCATCTGGGCCGTCTTGAAATCCGCCTCATGCCGCTGGAACTGCCCAAGGGCATCGGCGGGCGCGGGGCGCGCAGTCCGCGCGGTTCGCGCGGCAGAGGCTCGCCTGCCGGCCGTGCTGCGGGCGGCCGCAAAGGCTCCAGTTCCGGCTGGAAGCTGGTTTCCCCCGGTGACGGCGAAAGCCGCGGCAGAAACGACAAGCCCGCTAAAAATGGCAAGAACGGCAAAAAGAGCGGCGCGGGCAAATCGGGCCACTCCGGTCAGCCTGGCGGTCAGTCGGCCCGCAAGGGCAAAAACGGCACGGGCACACCCGCAAAATCCGGCAGGCCCGTCAGAAGCGGTAAAAAAACAGCAGGTAAGCGCGGCTGA